attactatattctctcatttagaggcGTTAAtgtcctttatatttattactatattctctcatttagaggagtcaatatcctttatatttattactatattctctcatttagaggagttaatatcctttatatttattactatattctctcatttagaggagttaatatcctttatatttattactatattctctcatttagaggagttaatatcctttatatttattactatattctctcatttagaggagttaatgtcctttatatttattactatattctctcatttagaggagttaatatcctttatatttattactatattctctcatttagaggagtcaatatcctttatatttattactatattctctcatttagaggagttaatatcctttatatttattactatattctctcatttagaggagttaatatcctttatatttattactatattctctcatttagaggagttaatatcctttatatttattactatattctctcatttagaggagttaatatcctttatatttattactatattctctcatttagaggagttaatgtcctttatatttattactatattctctcatttagaggagttaatatcctttatatttattactatattctctcatttagaggagttaatatcctttatatttattactatattctctcatttagaggagttaatatcctttatatttattactatattctctcatttagaggagttaatatcctttatatttattactatattctctcatttagaggagttaatatcctttatatttattactatattctctcatttagaggagttaatatcctttatatttattactatattctctcatttagaggagttaatgtcctttatatttattactatattctctcatttagaggagttaatatcctttatatttattactatattctctcatttagaggagtcaatatcctttatttttattactatattctctcatttagaggagtcaatatcctttatatttattactatattctctcatttagaggagttaatgtcctttatatttattactatattctctcatttagaggagttaatatcctttatatttattactatattctctcatttagaggagttaatatcctttatatttattactatattctctcatttagaggagttaatatcctttatatttattactatattctctcatttagaggagttaatatcctttatatttattactatattctctcatttagaggagttaatgtcctttatatttattactatattctctcatttagaggagttaatgtcctttatatttattactatattctctcatttagaggagttaatatcctttatatttattactatattctctcatttagaggagttaatatcctttatatttattactatattctctcatttagaggagttaatatcctttatatttattactatattctctcatttagaggagttaatatcctttatatttattactatattctctcatttagaggagttaatgtcctttatatttattactatattctctcatttagaggagtcaatatcctttatatttattactatattctctcatttagaggagtcaatatcctttatatttattactatattctctcatttagaggagttaatatcctttatatttattactatattctctcatttagaggagttaatatcctttatatttattactatattctctcatttagaggagttaatatcctttatatttattactatattctctcatttagaggagttaatatcctttatatttattactatattctctcatttagaggagttaatatcctttatatttattactatattctctcatttagaggagttaatgtcctttatatttattactatattctctcatttagaggagttaatgtcctttatatttattactatattctctcatttagaggagttaatgtcctttatatttattactatattctctcatttagaggagttaatatcctttatatttattactatattctctcatttagaggagttaatatcctttatatttattactatattctctcatttagaggagttaatatcctttatatttattactatattctctcatttagaggagtcaatatcctttatatttttattaggatattctctcatttagaaGAGTCaatatcctttatatttattattttattctctCATTTAGGGGAGTTAAtgtcctttatatttattactatattctctGATTTAGAGGAGTCaatatcctttatatttattactaaattctctcatttagaggagttaatatcctttatatttattactatattctctcatttagaggagttaatatcctttatatttattactatattcattcatttagaggagttaatatcttttatattaattattttattctttcatttagaggagttaatATCTTTTATATCTATTATtttattctctcatttagaggagttaatatcctttatatttattactatattctctcatttagaggagttaatGTCCTTgatatttattactatattctctcatttagaggagttaatgtcctttatatttattatttttttctctcatttagaggagttaatatcctttatatttattactatattcattcatttagaggagttaatATCTTTTATATCTATTATTTTATTCTCTCATTTAGGGGAGttaatatcctttatatttttattaggATACTCTTATTTAGAGGAGttaatatcctttatatttattactatattctctcatttagaggcGTTAAtgtcctttatatttattactatattctctcatttagaggagttaatatcctttatatttattactatattctctcatttagaggagttaatatcctttatatttattactatattctctcatttagaggcGTTAAtgtcctttatatttattactatattctctcatttagaggagttaatatcctttatatttattactatattctctcatttagaggagtcaatatcctttatatttattactatattctctcatttagaggagttaatatcctttatatttattactatattctctcatttagaggagttaatatcctttatatttattactatattctctcatttagaggcGTTAAtgtcctttatatttattactatattctctcatttagaggagttaatgtcctttatatttattactatattctctcatttagaggagttaatgtcctttatatttattatttttttctctcatttagaggagttaatatcctttatatttattactatattctctcatttagaggagttaatatcctttatatttattactatattctctcatttagaggagttaatatcctttatatttattactatattctctcatttagaggagtcaatatcctttatatttattactatattctctcatttagaggagttaatatcctttatatttattactatattctctcatttagaggagttaatatcctttatatttattactatattctctcatttagaggagttaatatcctttatatttattactatattctctcatttagaggagtcaatatcctttatatttattactatattctctcatttagaggcGTTAAtgtcctttatatttattactatattctctcatttagaggagttaatatcctttatatttattactatattctctcatttagaggagttaatatcctttatatttattactatattctctcatttagaggagttaatatcctttatatttattactatattctctcatttagaggagttaatatcctttatatttattactatattctctcatttagaggagttaatatcctttatatttattactatattctctcatttagaggagtcaatatcctttatatttattactatattctctcatttagaggagtcaatatcctttatatttattactatattctctcatttagaggcgttaatatcctttatatttattactatattctctcatttagaggagttaatatcctttatatttattactatattctctcatttagaggagttaatatcctttatatttattactatattctctcatttagaggagttaatatcctttatatttattactatattctctcatttagaggagttaatatcctttatatttattactatattctctcatttagaggagttaatatcctttatatttattactatattctctcatttagaggagtcaatatcctttatatttattactatattctctcatttagaggcgttaatatcctttatatttattactatattctctcatttagaggagtcaatatcctttatatttattactatattctctcatttagaggagttaatatcctttatatttattactatattctctcatttagaggagttaatgtcctttatatttattactatattctctcatttagaggcGTTAAtgtcctttatatttattactatattctctcatttagaggagttaatatcctttatatttattactatattctctcatttagaggagttaatatcctttatatttattactatattctctcatttagaggagttaatatcctttatatttattactatattctctcatttagaggagttaatatcctttatatttattactatattctctcatttagaggagttaatatcctttatatttattactatattctctcatttagaggagtcaatatcctttatatttattactatattctctcatttagaggagtcaatatcctttatatttattactatattctctcatttagaggcGTTAAtgtcctttatatttattactatattctctcatttagaggagtcaatatcctttatatttattactatattctctcatttagaggcgttaatatcctttatatttattactatattctctcatttagaggagttaatatcctttatatttattactatattctctcatttagaggagttaatatcctttatatttattactatattctctcatttagaggagttaatatcctttatatttattactatattctctcatttagaggagttaatatcctttatatttattactatattctctcatttagaggagttaatatcctttatatttattactatattctctcatttagaggagttaatGTCCTTgatatttattactatattctctcatttagaggagttaatgtcctttatatttattactatattctctcatttagaggagttaatgtcctttatatttattatttttttctctcatttagaggagttaatATCTCAGGAAACTtcatttgtggccagataccaatatccatagcctaggaaacagtttggatctccatcaagtccaaatatttcccatttaggcagatattagtccatttttctcccgttttcacCCGCTTCTCACCGCGCAGACCTCTGTGTTTGAAGCCCGGAGGTGAGcagctgacgtgacgtcagtgcagcccctattgttgtgtgtgtagctccacctttttggtacagataggtaagattggtacccctacagaagggtgccaaaaagtgggatGGTACGGTTcgtttttttgggaccctttccaacgtatgctctatggaaatgcaaaaatatgcGTGCCGTaccgcaccgaactgagccggaccgcttggtggaaatgacCTACAAGTCTCCTGTAGcaccaggctgcaggagcagcagacCTCAAACTCTTTTGACCCGTCTCAAGGCGGACTTTGGGAACAAATAGCAAAAGTAAATGCTGAGACTGAGTCACAGAGGAAGACTGTAGCTTCCAGAACTTTCACatcaataaaatcacacaagtatgatggaagcagattCAGTAAAGCCTCATAAATAAGGACATGACAGTGATTTATCCTATCAGCTCGATCATACAGAGTGCAATGATGAATTCAGGACTGAAGGTTTGTCATAAACACTGCGTGGTATCTGAAGATTTAAGGCTCTGAGAAGATGCATTGCCTGCATGTACAGAACATCACTGTAATCAGAGGCATAAACTTTGCAGTAAACAAAATTTCGTAAACAGCTTTAACTTCTTTACAAGGTGATCATTATGAAGCAGAATCATTGATCAAGAACCCAAGATATTTATGAGAGGACACAGACTCGGTCCCATCACTCTGAGATGTGAGGACATGAGGAAGGTTCAGCTCCTTCAGGATTCAGAACCTGTTTTAACAGAGTCCTTAAAAGGTTTCCTGTAAGTGACGGAGATCCTGACGCTATAGGAGCGGTAAatgacagtgtcatcagcatagaaatgaacatttgCATTGAGAACTTTATGAACGGTACTGTTGACATACAGTGTAAAGAACATTTAGAGGTAAATCTCTCAGCCTGCACATGCTGAGATCTGTCTGATAGTTTTCAAACCATCAGACCAACTCTTCTGAAGGGCGATACAGCGCAgcctgttttaaaatgacatgatcaaCAGTATCCAAGGCTTTCGacagatcaataaaaagagCTGCAGTGTTCCTGACTGTCCAAGAACTCAGTAAAATCACTGACTACCTTTAAAGCAGCTGTGGTAGTCCTGTGCTCTTTCCTAAAGCCTGACTGATAATCAGATAAAATATTATTGATGATTACTTTAGTTGGTCACTCACAAGAGATCTGAGTGTTTTAGCTGAGACGGACAGTTTGAAATGCCTGTAGTTGTTAGAACTGTAGGGTCTCCTCCTTTAACAGAGGGAGAACGTTTCTTTACAGGTTGGTAATCCTTCTTTGCCCCACTGTACAAGTCTGTAAACTGAGAAGGATTTAGTCTGACGCTACTGTGAATTTGAAGGCTCATCTGTGTTTTGGTCTTTCTGTTAATGtggtctttgtgtttttaatggtgGATGTGTGTCTTCCAGGTGCACGAGGAGATGTCAAAGATCATCACTAAGGTTCTGGATAATTATCCTGGGAACAACTCGACCACAGAACAGGCCTGGGACTTTATCCAGAGGAATGTGAGTCAAACCCTTCAACCCTAATGTGCAAAAGGACTAGATatcaggaacaaaaaaaaaaagatatgacACAGGAAACCTAATCAAACGacctccctctccttctctctctctctctctctggccctccctctctccctctctctggccctctctctcaccctctctctctcccgctctctggccctctctctcaccctctctttctccctctctctggccctctcgctctccctctctctggccctctcgctctccctctctctggccctctctcaccctctctctggccctctctctcaccctctctctggccctctctctctccctctctctggccttctctctctctctcaccctctctttctccctccctcgCCCTCTCTCTCGCCCTCCCTCTTGCCCTCTCTCTTGCCCTCTCTTTGGCCCTCTCTTTggctccctctctttctccctccctcgccctctctctctcccactctctgaccctctctttctccttctctctcaccCTACCTCTCGCCCTCTCTCTGGccgtctctctctccctctctccgagccactctctctccctctctctggccttctctctctcttaccctctctttctccctctctcgccCTCTCTTtggctctctctccctctctttgagcctctctctctccctctctctcaccctctctttctccctctcttgccCTCTCTttggctctctctctccctctctttgagcctctctctctccctctctctggccctctctctctccctctctctgaccctctctttctcccttcctcttcctctctctctcgccctctctctctccctctctcttgccccctctctctctccctccttcttgCCCTCTCTCtggccctctctctctccctccctctcaccctctctttctctctctctcgccctctcTTTGGCCCTCTCTctgaccctctctctctccctctctctggccttctctctctctcgccctctcttttgcctcctctctctccctctctctgaccctctctttttccttttctctctccctccctcttgcCCTCTCTCTggccctctctctccctctctctgaccctctctttctccttctctcttgctctctctcttgtcccctctctctcatcctctctctggccctctctctccctctctctgatcctctctttctccttctctctcaccCTACCTCTTGCCCTCTCTCTATTCCTCTCTCcgaccctctctctctccctctctctggccttctctctctcccaccctctctttctccctctctcgccCTCTCTttggctctctctctccctctctttgagcctctctctctccctctctctgaccctctctttctccttctctctggccttctctctctctcaccctctctttttccctctctcgCCCTCTCTTTggccctctctctccctctctctaaccctctctctctctctctctctcgggcctctctctctcgccctctcttctgctccctctctcgccctctctctttccctctttccctctctcttgcctctctccctctctcttgccctctctccctccctctctctggccttctctctctctcgccctctcTTTTGCTCCCTCTCTCGCCCTCTCTTTCCCTCTATCCCTCTCTCATGCCTCTCTCTggccctctctctccctctctcttgccctctctttccccctctctctcgcCCTCTCTCGCCGTAGATGGAGTGCTGCGGTTGGAGCGGCCGGACAGACTGGGACGGTAACATGGTGATAGTGAACAGCTCTCAGCTTTTGTTTCCGTGTTCCTGTCAGAATATCTCTCTGTCTCCTGGAAACTTCTCTGACAGCGGTTTCTGTGAGGCTCAGACGCCCGACTGGCCTGTCTATGACACGGTAAACACTCGTTTTATCTGAGATTATGCTCTCCCCTGCTGGATTAACCTTTGTTATTATTGTGTGCAGGGCTGTGCTGAGAGCGTGGAGAGCTGGCTGCTCACAAACATCGGGGTCGTCCTCGGGATCTGCCTCGGAGTCGCTCTTATTGAGGTATGGTTGCACAGGCATTACCCtctatatttttcattttcctatGAAAGATTTCAGTAGATTTGCTGAATACAAACTCATGTTGGAGCTAAAACTGCATCCAtgtggctgtaaaaataagaaatgagtATTTTCCTTCATGTCTGAAGGCAAACCCCCCCTGTACTCTGAAATTACTGATGAGAACGAGGGCTGCTAGCAGCACTTACCAGACTGCGGAGCATGTCGGGGTGCGTCATAGCATTAGCTAGGTATTAGCTACCTGTATAGTGTCCTCCACACATACAGAGACGTCCTCCGAGGACTGTCTTTAACTCAAAAACAATGAGCATATTACACTGTGTATATGAGGCAGTACTGGCTGtcaacagcaggtggcagtatgaccAATCAAGATGCTATTATGCAGATTTGATCAGGCCGAGACTGGCATTCATCCTACACAATAAAAAAGATAAGACATACTGTATATGTAAGTGGTGTTACTGGCACCTCTCAGTAGGTGGCGCTAAAGCAAGCCCTTAAAGCCAACATGCTAGAATAAAAAGTTTTAAGGGGCAGACAGTGATCAGATATTTGAGATCTGAACTTCCTGTgtactgatgagacaaagacaTGTTCACCTTTTTGGGAACAAATAGCCAAAGTAAATGTTGAGACTGAGTCACAGAGGATGACTGGAGCTTCCAGAATTTTACatcaataaaatcacagaacaaTGACAGAAGCAGATTCAGATGCTCTAGAGCCCTTCAAAAAACATTCATAAGCTTGTGCAGAGTGTGCcaataaatgttttttgcacACTGATAGCAGAAAACCAAGACACAGCTTCTTATAAGACAGTTAGAAATCTTCTTAAGGACTAAAGCTTAAGTTTCACTTTTATTTGCAGCGCACTGCATCAGGGAGCAGAGGGGGAGAGGGCACAAACAGCTGGAAGTCATAGAGCTGATTCCACCAGAAAACAGCTTTAGTAGATCACCAATACATTCTATATATTCACAATCTGCACCTAGGGGGTGCTGTGGTATCATTCACATGTCGTCAGGTTCAGTGTCAGACTGTGGTCTCCTGAGATTTTAGGAACACAGGACTGCTGTCTGGTTTATGTAAACACAGGTAGGATGCTGTGCTGACGGCTGAAGCTGGGCTCCTCTACAGCCATATTTCCTCACAGAGCCTTTAAATGGATTAGCATCAGACTTTAACCCTCTCTGCTTTTAATTCcagaggatttttaaaaacagagcagagaagtTGAATTGAAGTtgattgaatttccctttggggataaataaagttcttgtattgtattgtaagttgaggagaggaagaagaagctCTCCTGTCTTCTTCTAAGTTTTTGCTGCACGTAGCTTTGCTTCATGTGTGTTTGGTTTTGTCTGCTGTTTCACTGGTTCTCAGTGATTAGTCTGGAGCACTACCGCCACCTGGAGCGGGTTGGGCTAGTGTGTGGAGGCCTTGGCCATTTTCGAATTCAcctactatactagcagtgcgtactgatttgcccaaaatatagtatgcagtatgcgaacaaatgcaaaagttgcagtatgccaaaaatacccagATGACATActgatttgggaaaatttcGCAGTATGCATTGGACCAGTCTGCTtcgcctactgttacccacaatgcaaagcgaCAGATCAGAGTTCGTAATGGTGGAGAGCGACAAAACTTTCACTGGAGCAGCTGATGGTtacaaaaagtgccattaccttttatctttacctttttaacatgtactatagTAAGTTGTATGAGTTGTAATATGGTCGctgttgttttggttttgcCGTTACGGCTCATAACAGCCGGAAAGGTGCTGTCtagtgtgtcctttcactgcactatgcatgctaagctagaaacaacggctataaaaatccagaaaaatcaaataaaaacacttcccagattttgtctgtacgtaaatggatggaaaactcTGTAGCGTCGTTTAatattgaccagggtatgacgtaCATCTGTATACCAGATACCAGCTAAACcgggccaagcatactacacaataacgtccgactggcagtcatactgcatgCTGCTGTCGTATGCAGTACACAATGCgcaatacatactgcatactgcagTTGGCAGGAGTACGCCGTAGGCCAATTGGAAAACGGCCCTTGTTTCTCTGTTCAGATGTGTTTGTCATGTGACTTCCTGCACCAACCTTGATGGCTCAGGCTGAATACAGATAGTTACATCCTAACTACACAGTAAACCAGCCTTTTGTTTTTGAAGGAGTGCTGTTTTAGCTGTAAAGACTCCTTCATTCAAAAGAAGGTGGAAACAGTGGAGGTGTGGGCGTCTGtacttgttttatgtttttacttagCGCCCCTAGTGGTGAGGTTTGAAAGTTATGTTAATAAAAAGTATGAAATGTTAAAGAAATTACTAATATTCAAAGAAATTGTTTGTGGTTGTgaattttttcaaaatggtttgattttcatgaatttataaaagataagatattccttcattagtcccacaaggggaaattccaaagaaagaaagtgaaaaatCTCTTAAAGATGAAACCTGTTCCAGATAAATACAGAGATGATGagttgtgtgcttgtgtgtttgttttccagCTGCTGGGGATGAtcctgtctctgtgtctgtgcagAAACATCCACACAGAGGACTACACCAAAGTGCCAAAGTACTGAAGCTTCCAGGAGACACTTTGACCATGAAAAACAAGAGGGAAATAgttgaaataatgttttttaccCATCCTGTATTTAGTGAAGCTTTttgtccaaatgtaaaataatgtttgctttgaattttattAGATTTTCTCTTTCTGAGGTACTTCTTCCATCACCCTTTAGGGGTTATTTACTCCTCACATGAAATGCCTGATTTGGATATTCAGATACCAGGGGCCTCTACTTTTGTCCGCATCTATAAATCTTCACCCTGGGTGAAGGTGAACAACaggagtgttttttaaatattgttaaTGTGTAGGAAAGGCCAAAACACGGATAAAACCCATCTGGAGACACAAATACCCATCTGAGCGTGGACTAGGCCTCAGCCTTACCCTGGTTTATCTAGGCCCTTAGAATCTGGTGGTCAGAATGAATAAGGGTGAATTAGccatgagctaagaggctagcagtgcctctttaacagcttttctccctcatgttgttACAAACTTTCTTTTATGGGATAGACTATATGTTTATAAACTGTTAAGCTAATAAATCATGTGGGGTACTTGGGCCTAGACTAACCTGcatgcaaaaggcaaggatggaatgtcttatAAGCtaaaaaggatgacatcatctttttagAGACTATTGTAGGCTTTAGAGGATGGCATCatgaaaggcagaggatggaattttggtgaagctggggatgttggggccttTTTTGGCAACTTATGGAGAGTTTTCCACaagttgccaacaaaggacAGTCAGCATGAGGGAAAGATAGTTGGTATTTATGTTCTAATGTGCCGGAGAGTCTGCTGAGGATCACATCTGTTGACAGGGCGGTCTTGATTGCGTGCTGCTACGTGTTGCATCTTCATAGCCAATCCAGTCCAGATGAGgacatcccagaccacctccGTACGCCGCTTGAGCCTTTAGATATCAAACCGTTTTCAGAACACTCTGAGGTCTGAGGTCGTCACTTGGTATCTGAACGCCTGAATGTTAATGTGATATGTAAACGCCCCCTGATCGTCAGCCCAGTTTCTTTGGAGCACTTTAGAGCTGAAAATGTTTAGAAGAGGAAGATGTTTGAGAAGTGATAGAGAGGAAATGT
This sequence is a window from Cheilinus undulatus linkage group 1, ASM1832078v1, whole genome shotgun sequence. Protein-coding genes within it:
- the LOC121521748 gene encoding CD82 antigen-like, encoding MGKGCLTATKYFLFLFNLIFFLCGALILGFGLWLLLDNQSFIVVLNNSMAVKVACYILIGVGAFSMLMGFLGCLGAIYEIRCLLGLYFTCLLLILIAQIAAGALIYFQKDVVHEEMSKIITKVLDNYPGNNSTTEQAWDFIQRNMECCGWSGRTDWDGNMVIVNSSQLLFPCSCQNISLSPGNFSDSGFCEAQTPDWPVYDTGCAESVESWLLTNIGVVLGICLGVALIELLGMILSLCLCRNIHTEDYTKVPKY